Part of the Bifidobacterium sp. ESL0775 genome is shown below.
GGCATCGCCTTGCGGACGAAAGAGTCATGATGAACGAGATCACACAAGCGACGGCCAATCCGTCACCCGCCATGTCAGCGGACCGAAAATCGGTCAATACGTCGAACATCGATGAGGACATGCTGGCGCGGGCCATCCTGACCTTCTGCGTCGACAGCGCCGACGCTTTGCTGTTCGCCACCATCAAAGGAGCCGGCGACGCCGTCACCGCCCTTCGGCTTATCGCCGACGACAAAGGAGAGGCAGCGAACCGCAACAGACTCGATGAAGCTTTCGCCACAGGCACGGCCAAATGGGGGCGGAAAGTCAACACACGCGGCATGAGCTCGTTCCATCACGGCTTGGAACGCTGGCGGGAACGACTTCGTCAACTGCCGTCATCCGATGCCCAAGAACTGACGGAATGGTTCAGTGCAGGTGGGGCCCAATGGATCATCGGACCGGCCAGCCCTTACTGGCCGGCTCAGCTCGACGATCTATCAATAAGAAAGGACTGGGCCTCCCCGCTGTGTCTCTGGGGCATCGGCGACCCGGCGGCTTTGACGAGCTGCCCACAACCATTGGCCGTCGTGGGTTCCCGTGGCGCGGATGATTACGGACGATACGTGGCGAGGACCATCGCCAAGAAAGCCGCGGAGCAAGGACATCTGGTGGTCTCCGGCGGCGCGTTCGGCATCGATGCCGCTGCGCATTGGGGCGCACTCGACGCCATGAACGGCATCGGAGAGGACGAGAGTGGGCGAACCGTCGCCGTCTTCGCCGGAGGTCTCAACCACATTGGCCCCGAGCGCAACCAACCTTTGTTCAATCGCATTAAGGCCAACGGCGGGGCGCTCATCAGCGAGCTGTGCCCGGACACCATCCCCGAGGCGCGACGGTTCCTCTTGCGCAACCGCATCATCGCGGCCCTGGCCTCCACGGTGGTCGTGGCGCAGGCTCGCAGCCGCTCGGGAGCGCTCAACACGGCCAACTGGGCGGCGGAGCTCGGACGGGTAGTCTACGCGGCCCCCGGCAACATCAACACCCCAGGCAACACCGGCTGCAACTGGCTCATCCGCGACCAACGGGCCACCATCCTCACCTCCGTCAATGACATCGACGAAATCTGCCACAAAGGCCATGCACCAAAAGTAATACATTCTGACGATAGAACGACGACACGAAATAACACTGAAACCGAAGAGAGCCTCGTGAAGGCTCCTATACCAGCCATATCCACCGACGCCAAGGAGAAAAATCATGAATGCATTGACCATTCCAGAAAGCAATCCCACAACACCGATACCGGTAACGGACACGCTGCCATGCAAATCCCTTTGCCAAGCCGCGCCGAGGCTTCGCAAGCCGAACAAGGAAACGGCGCAATGGGCCACGACTCATCCGGCCATCCACTCCCGGAATCGCCAACTTCCAAGGCAAAACCCACCCTTGTGCAGCAGGAGGTGCTGACGGGCATACGCCGTTGCAGGAGACGAGGCGACGCCGCCACGCACGAGGCCATTCTGATGACGCTCAACACCCCCCGTTCGAAGGCCAAGCACGGACCCGCAGCACAGCACCAATCAAACGACATAACAGAACCAGCCAAGCCATGGAACATCGGAAAGTTGGAAAGCATGCTCGGAGAGATGGAGCTGCTTGGTATGGTCGAACAGCGATTCGGCACAGTTCATATCATCAGCGGCAATGCCGGTAGAAGCGAGAAATCATGACTCAATCCATCAAACCAAGCCGAAAGACAGCAATGGGATACAAACAGCCAGCCACGGGCGTTTCCGAGGCCTCAGCACTGCCACTGGCAACGTTGCATGTCAACGACCCATCCATCCTCGCCGGCGTTCTCATGTTTCGGGGCGGGAGGCAGGAATGATACGCCCTCATCCTCAAGCAACGCCCGCTGACGATCGGGCCCGCCGAACGCAAAGCCAGGAGCCAGCGAACCATCGCGGAATACGACACGATGGCACGGGATCACGCCCGGTTCAGGATTGGAATGTAGCGCATAACCCACGAACCTCGCGTTGCGCGGATTACCCGCGAGCGCCGCCACCTGCCCGTACGTGGCCACCTTGCCTTCGGGAATCTTTCGAACGACATCGTAGACACGTGCATTGAATGTTCCACTCATACCCCCATGGTACGAGCGCCCCACCCATAAGGGAAGAGCCAATTAACCTCGTTCCTGCAAAACGCTCTTGCTGGCCTTGTGCCATAATCGGGGGTATGAGTCCAGAGCAAGTTGAAGACATGTACGATGCGGTGATCATCGGCGCGGGGGCTGCCGGATTGTCGGCGGCGCTGGGAATTTTACGAACCGATGCGGTCAAGGAAATGAAGGCGGAAGGCCGCGAACCGAAGCTTCTGGTCATCTCGAAACTGCAGGCGTTGCGCTCGCACACCGGCTCGGCGGAAGGCGGCATCGCGGCGAGTCTCGGCAACATCGAACACGACGACTGGCACTGGCATTATTACGACACCGTCAAGGGCGGCGATTGGCTGGTCGATCAGGACGCAGCTAAGATTCTGGCACAATACGCCCCGCAGACCGTTGTCAATCTCGAACGCAGCGGAGTGGCGTTCTCCCGTACAGCAGACGGGCATATCGCCCAGCGCAAGTTTGGTGGGCATACCAAGGATTACGGCAAGGCACCGGTGCGACGCGCGGCATACGCGGCCGACCGCATCGGCCATCAGATCCTCTACGCGCTGTGGCAGCAGTGCATCGGCGCGGGAGTGCAGTTCGCGGAGGAATGGTACGTCACCGATCTGGTTTTGAACGACGCCAAAGACAAAGCTTGCGGCGTGGTCGCATTCGACACCCATACCGGCAAGACACATGCCGTCGCCTCGCGCAACGTTCTCATGGCGACCGGCGGTGCGGGGCGTCTTTTCCATACGACCTCGAACTCATGGGACTTGACGGGCGACGGCATGGCATTGGCTTTGAAAGCCGGACTGCAACTTGAGGATCCGGAATTCGTACAGTTCCACCCCACCGGACTGGCACACACCGGAATCCTGCTTTCCGAGGCCTCACGCGGCGAGGGCGGTATCCTGCGCAACGCCGACGGCGAGGCGTTCATGGCCCGTTACGCTCCGGAACACAAGAATCTGGCGGCACGCGACGTGGTCAGCCGTTCCATCATGGCCGAGGTCGACGCCGGCCGAGGTGTGGCCGACCCCAAGGATCCGGATGGCCCCAAGGATTGCGTCTGGCTGGATATGACCGGAATCGATAAGACACACATGCAAGAGGTGCTGCCGCAGGTCGTCGAGACCATCCGCGACTATGCAGGACTCGACCCGAGCAAGGACTGGGTGCCGGTCAAACCAACCGCGCATTACACCATGGGCGGCATCCCCATCACCACCAATGGCGAGGTCTACCGCTGGCAGGATGGTGAACGGCATATCGTCCAGGGACTGTACGCGGCCGGCGAGTGCTCCTGTGTCAGTGTCCACGGCGCGAACCGTTTGGGCGGCAACAGTCTGCTCGACGCCTGTCTTTTCGGCACACGTTCCGGTGAATCCATCGCAAAAAGCATCGCCAGCGACGAGGATAACACTGGTAGCACCGACGTACAGTCACCGGATGCCGAAAGGCAGAATTCCACTAATGCCGCAACGGAGAAACGCAAACTATCAATCAACAACCTGCTGACCTCGTTGGGCAACGATGGCGCTCCGGCCGAAGATGCGGGAGATGCCGAAAAAACATCGACAACAGCGGAAACAGCTGAAAGCGACGACAACCCATACCAGCTGCTGGCCGACCTTGGCACAACCATGGAGCATGCGGTTGCGGTGAGATGCGACGCCGGCAGCATCGCCGAAGCGCAACGAACAATCATCAACGAGTTGCTGCCACGAGCGAAAGCGTTGCGCTCCCATTCGGATACCGCCGCCTTCAATCAGGAGCTGACGGCCATTTTCGAAGTCGACAACCTCCTCGAACTTGCCCAGGCCATGCTCAACGCCTCGGCCGCACGGCACGAATCCCGTGGCGCATTCGCGCGCACCGATTTCCCGCAACGCGACGACGAGCATTTCCTGACCCACTCCATGGCTGACGCTACCGGCGAAGTGGATTGGCAACCGGTCCATATCGTCGATATGCCGCCGAAAGCGCGCGCATACTAAGTCGGCCAAGAAACCACAATTGACACATAGACCATAGAAACAACGGCCATGGTTCGTGGCAGACTACAGACAGCGGAACAGACAACAAAGGCACTGGCAATGAGCGATGATGTAATACAAGGAATGAATGTGACCATAAGGGTTCACCGGTTCACCCCGAAACCCGAAGAAGACCGTGCCCGTCGTCATTCCTCAAGCCCGTTCGGAGCCAAGGCACGCAACGGCAGCCCGTTCGGATCGTCACCGTCGCGCCGTCGGGTGCGCGGCAAACATTGGACGCAGGACTACGCCATCCAAGTGCAACCCGGGCAAACCGTGCTCGACTGCTTGCTCGGCATCAAACGCGACACCGACCCGACGCTGGCCTTCCGCTATTCCTGCGGCCATGGCATCTGCGGCTCCGATGCGGTGGCCATCAACGGCACGCCGACGCTGCTGTGCACCGCCAAGGTCGAGGATTACGCCAAGCCAGAATCAGGCCAAAATGGCGGCGCAAACGCAATGGCCGACGAAGGATTCCGGCCGACCGCAACCAAAGAAAACGTCGTGGCCAATAACGCTTCCGTTAACGATTCCAATCAGTCTTACGATGACGGCCGCTCTCGCATCATTCCCAGCTCAGGCGATCCCAATAACCTCGGTGGTTTCGATGATTCGAATGGTGCCGCGGCGAATTCAGACAGCCCATCAAACCTCGGCCTCATCGAAATCGCCCCGCTGCCTGGCTTCCCCGTGCTGCGCGACCTCATCGTCGACATCGACCAGATGATGAGCCAGATCAAGAAACTCGAACCGTATCTCAAAGCCGACGGTAAGCTGGCCACCACCGAAGACGGCAAAATCGACATGTTCGAATACCTGCAACGCCCCGAAGAGCTCAAACGCTATGAGCTCTTGAGCAATTGCATCTCGTGCGGGGTATGCGAAGGCAGCTGCCCGGTCTACGCCGGCGGCGAGGCGTTCATCGGCCCCGCGGCGCTGATCGCGGCCTCACGGTTCATCAACGATTCGCGCGACGATGACACCAACGCGCGGCTCAACGCCATCGCCACCGCCGACGGCATCACCGCCTGCCAGTCCGTGCGCGCCTGCAGCCGCGAGTGCCCCCGCGGCATCGATGTCGGCGAGGAGATGTGGCAACTCACCGAACGGGTCAAGAACCGGCAAATCTAGTCCTCCGCCCAAAGCGACTCCGGTAATCTCATCATCACAAAAGATGTATGACATTTTATCTTCGTGAAGTGATAACACCGCTGATTCTTCCTTTACGGGCCTTTCATTAGGCTTTGGCGATTGCTAGCCGTATCATGAAAACCAGTAACGAAGCCGCTATACGCGGAAAGTCAACAGAAGTGCGGAGCGCAAGATGAACAAGACGACGTATACGAACATGGCCAAGGTCTGGGAATTCACGGAGGAACATGCGCTGGGCCTCGAAAACGACGTCCTGCGCAAGGCGCGCGCGGACGCCGAAGCGGCCGGGCTTCCGCAGGGTTCCGCCGCCCAAGCCAACCTGCTACGTTTCATCACCAGGACGCTCAACGCCACCTCGATCATCAGCGTCGGCACCGGTTCAATCGTCGAGGCATTGCAACTGGTGGAGGGGCTGGGCGGCGCCGGCCAGCTGACGGCCGTGGATTCCTCGGCCCGTGGCATCACCATCATCCGCAGCCTGTTCGCTGACTTCTCCGATTCCGTGGACAACCGAACCACCCTGAGGGCCGTCAACACCTCGCCGACCGTCTTCCTGCCGCGGCTCAACGCCGGCACCTACGACCTCATCGTCGTCTCCGGCGTCGCCTCGAATTATGCGCCCTCATTCGAGCAGGCGGCGAATCTGCTGAAAGCCGGAGGCCGGATCATCTTCACCGACATGTCAGGCTCCGCCTTCCCCGATGATGACAAACCGAACGCCATGCGCACGCTGTTGACCCAAGTCGAGGACGACGAACGCTTCGAAGAGGCGTTGACCCCGACCGGAACCGGCATGCTTATCGCCGTGAAACGCTGAACTTTCAGCTATTTCGTCATTCCACCAATCGCCAGCCGAACGGCTTCCTCTGGATTGTCGGTGAACTGCACCTTTTTGAGGTCTTCCTTCGAGATGAGTCCACGATCAAGCATCGGCCCCTGGACCCAGTCAAAAAGCCCTTTCCAATACTGCGTGTCGAACAGCACCACCGGCTTGGGTGAGGTCTTGCCGGTCTGCACCAGCGTCAAAATCTCGAACATCTCGTCAAGCGTGCCGAACCCGCCCGGGCAGACGATCAGCGCCGAGGAATACTTGACGAACATCATCTTGCGCACGAAGAAATAGCGGAAGTTCATCCCGAGGTTGACCCACTGGTTGAGCCCTTCCTCGTGCGGCAGCTCGATGCCGAGCCCCACGGAGACGCCACCGGCCTCGGCCGCACCGCGGTTCGCCGCCTCCATGATGCCGGGCCCGCCACCAGTGATGACCGTAATGCCGCCCTGCGCCGCCATCTGGCCCATGCGCATGGCCTGATGGTACTCCGGCTCGTCCTCCTTCACCCGAGCCGAACCAAAGACGCACAGCGCCCGACCCAAATCCGCCAGCGCGTCGAAGCCTTCCACGAATTCCGATTGAATGCGTAACACACGCCAGGGGTCACCATGCCGCCAATCCTTGTTGCCCCGGACTTTGACCGGACGCGCGGCGGCGTTCTTGGCGAAACTCCCATCATCGCCCCGAACAGCCATGTCGCCTTCGTTGGCCTCGCTGTTCCGGCTTTCATCAGCGATGGCATCGTCATCGGACGCCGCAAGCAAGGCCTGGTCCGGCGTCT
Proteins encoded:
- a CDS encoding 2Fe-2S iron-sulfur cluster-binding protein, whose protein sequence is MNVTIRVHRFTPKPEEDRARRHSSSPFGAKARNGSPFGSSPSRRRVRGKHWTQDYAIQVQPGQTVLDCLLGIKRDTDPTLAFRYSCGHGICGSDAVAINGTPTLLCTAKVEDYAKPESGQNGGANAMADEGFRPTATKENVVANNASVNDSNQSYDDGRSRIIPSSGDPNNLGGFDDSNGAAANSDSPSNLGLIEIAPLPGFPVLRDLIVDIDQMMSQIKKLEPYLKADGKLATTEDGKIDMFEYLQRPEELKRYELLSNCISCGVCEGSCPVYAGGEAFIGPAALIAASRFINDSRDDDTNARLNAIATADGITACQSVRACSRECPRGIDVGEEMWQLTERVKNRQI
- a CDS encoding methyltransferase, with protein sequence MNKTTYTNMAKVWEFTEEHALGLENDVLRKARADAEAAGLPQGSAAQANLLRFITRTLNATSIISVGTGSIVEALQLVEGLGGAGQLTAVDSSARGITIIRSLFADFSDSVDNRTTLRAVNTSPTVFLPRLNAGTYDLIVVSGVASNYAPSFEQAANLLKAGGRIIFTDMSGSAFPDDDKPNAMRTLLTQVEDDERFEEALTPTGTGMLIAVKR
- a CDS encoding DNA-processing protein DprA: MMNEITQATANPSPAMSADRKSVNTSNIDEDMLARAILTFCVDSADALLFATIKGAGDAVTALRLIADDKGEAANRNRLDEAFATGTAKWGRKVNTRGMSSFHHGLERWRERLRQLPSSDAQELTEWFSAGGAQWIIGPASPYWPAQLDDLSIRKDWASPLCLWGIGDPAALTSCPQPLAVVGSRGADDYGRYVARTIAKKAAEQGHLVVSGGAFGIDAAAHWGALDAMNGIGEDESGRTVAVFAGGLNHIGPERNQPLFNRIKANGGALISELCPDTIPEARRFLLRNRIIAALASTVVVAQARSRSGALNTANWAAELGRVVYAAPGNINTPGNTGCNWLIRDQRATILTSVNDIDEICHKGHAPKVIHSDDRTTTRNNTETEESLVKAPIPAISTDAKEKNHECIDHSRKQSHNTDTGNGHAAMQIPLPSRAEASQAEQGNGAMGHDSSGHPLPESPTSKAKPTLVQQEVLTGIRRCRRRGDAATHEAILMTLNTPRSKAKHGPAAQHQSNDITEPAKPWNIGKLESMLGEMELLGMVEQRFGTVHIISGNAGRSEKS
- a CDS encoding TIGR00730 family Rossman fold protein — encoded protein: MGDVRSWETHRSGSVLMRGSMIPQQTPDQALLAASDDDAIADESRNSEANEGDMAVRGDDGSFAKNAAARPVKVRGNKDWRHGDPWRVLRIQSEFVEGFDALADLGRALCVFGSARVKEDEPEYHQAMRMGQMAAQGGITVITGGGPGIMEAANRGAAEAGGVSVGLGIELPHEEGLNQWVNLGMNFRYFFVRKMMFVKYSSALIVCPGGFGTLDEMFEILTLVQTGKTSPKPVVLFDTQYWKGLFDWVQGPMLDRGLISKEDLKKVQFTDNPEEAVRLAIGGMTK
- a CDS encoding FAD-binding protein encodes the protein MSPEQVEDMYDAVIIGAGAAGLSAALGILRTDAVKEMKAEGREPKLLVISKLQALRSHTGSAEGGIAASLGNIEHDDWHWHYYDTVKGGDWLVDQDAAKILAQYAPQTVVNLERSGVAFSRTADGHIAQRKFGGHTKDYGKAPVRRAAYAADRIGHQILYALWQQCIGAGVQFAEEWYVTDLVLNDAKDKACGVVAFDTHTGKTHAVASRNVLMATGGAGRLFHTTSNSWDLTGDGMALALKAGLQLEDPEFVQFHPTGLAHTGILLSEASRGEGGILRNADGEAFMARYAPEHKNLAARDVVSRSIMAEVDAGRGVADPKDPDGPKDCVWLDMTGIDKTHMQEVLPQVVETIRDYAGLDPSKDWVPVKPTAHYTMGGIPITTNGEVYRWQDGERHIVQGLYAAGECSCVSVHGANRLGGNSLLDACLFGTRSGESIAKSIASDEDNTGSTDVQSPDAERQNSTNAATEKRKLSINNLLTSLGNDGAPAEDAGDAEKTSTTAETAESDDNPYQLLADLGTTMEHAVAVRCDAGSIAEAQRTIINELLPRAKALRSHSDTAAFNQELTAIFEVDNLLELAQAMLNASAARHESRGAFARTDFPQRDDEHFLTHSMADATGEVDWQPVHIVDMPPKARAY
- a CDS encoding MGMT family protein — translated: MSGTFNARVYDVVRKIPEGKVATYGQVAALAGNPRNARFVGYALHSNPEPGVIPCHRVVFRDGSLAPGFAFGGPDRQRALLEDEGVSFLPPAPKHENAGEDGWVVDMQRCQWQC